One Siniperca chuatsi isolate FFG_IHB_CAS linkage group LG3, ASM2008510v1, whole genome shotgun sequence genomic region harbors:
- the LOC122873114 gene encoding E3 ubiquitin-protein ligase TRIM21-like, which translates to MIQKRQLKIQEIKQSVNISEEDAERKIAESVQVFTSLKESVERGLNELIDTIEEKQNTTEKQAEAFIKELEQEISELMKRRTEVEQLSCTEDHLHFSQCFRSVKASPPTKDWTEVNIHPPLYEETVVNAVAQLEETLSKQMKKLLEAELKRVQQYAVDVTLDPDTANPYLILSADGKQVNPGEVKKNLPDNPERFSLNPCVLGKQSFSSGRFYFEVQVKGKTEWDLGVCRESINRKGDIPLSPEDGYWAIWLRRRNKYKALNDPPVRLSLKSQPQKVGVFVDYEEGLVSFYDVEAAALIYCFTVCSFTEKLFPYFNPGLNDGGKNSPPLVLSPE; encoded by the coding sequence ATGATTCAGAAGAGACAACTGAAGATTCAGGAGATCAAACAGTCAGTCAACATCAGTGAGGaagatgcagagagaaagatagcAGAAAGTGTTCAGGTTTTCACTTCTCTGAAGGAGTCTGTTGAGAGAGGCCTGAACGAGCTCATTGACACTATCGAAGAGAAGCAGAATACAACAGAGAAACAGGCCGAAGCTTTCATCAAAGAGCTGGAACAGGAAATCTCTGAGCTGATGAAGAGAAGgactgaggtggagcagctctcatgTACTGAAGACCACCTTCACTTTTCACAGTGTTTTCGATCTGTGAAAGCTTCACCACCTACCAAGGACTGGACAGAGGTCAACATCCATCCACCATTATATGAGGAGACAGTGGTGAATGCTGTGgctcagctggaggagacactcagtaaacagatgaagaagctgCTTGAAGCAGAGCTGAAGAGGGTCCAGCAGTATGCAGTGGATGTGACTCTTGATCCTGATACAGCAAATCCCTATCTCATCCTGTCTGCAGATGGGAAACAAGTGAATCCTGGTGAAGTGAAGAAAAATCTCCCAGACAACCCAGAAAGATTTTCTCTCAATCCTTGTGTTTTAGGAAAGCAGAGTTTCTCTTCAGGCAGATTTTACTTTGAGGTTCAGGTTAAAGGAAAGACCGAATGGGATTTAGGAGTGTGCAGAGAGTCGATCAACAGGAAGGGAGACATCCCACTGAGCCCAGAGGATGGTTACTGGGCTATATGGTTGAGGAGAAGAAATAagtacaaagctcttaatgacCCTCCAGTCCgtctctctctgaagtctcAGCCTCAGAAGGTGGGGGTGTTTGTGGATTATGAGGAGGGTCTGGTCTCATTCTATGACGTAGAAGCTGCAGCTCTTATCTACTGCTTTACTGTCTGCTccttcactgagaaactcttCCCATACTTCAACCCAGGTCTGAATGATGGTGGCAAAAATTCTCCCCCACTGGTCCTCTCTCCTGAGTAG